A genomic window from Plasmodium reichenowi strain SY57 chromosome 6, whole genome shotgun sequence includes:
- a CDS encoding hypothetical protein (conserved Plasmodium protein, unknown function), producing the protein MKNYDENLKYMVSYLQNEEKLGDEEEKSIEKKNGKKNKIIDNEHIKDTKRTGFIQYPYYLDKKKERAYTLGAINGIGDIDLLKAPLMNPLNPEVVPPILQLPASTNLIKNVHLKVQRNINLDKSYKYRKQNSNKDIINDIKPLYSLPEKVMSYCMNVNVNADYKENNDNNNNDNDNENNNNNNNNYMDDCHRRVKEELIKNYKEHVLNEKNYINTKGEFNLDYMTTSGNTFISKNNVEILPSENHDEILLKKDLSSNEEIINISNEKKENDKFDELNNIYIKKNIYTKEYNNNMTIHKNAEKINSHNTKLIEQIKEETNEYNIFCKNRNLIRKNICTDNTNILKNNNPQEMKDINQINEQLKIFEQNQIMSPSLKNALKMLANDIYV; encoded by the coding sequence atgaaaaattacgatgagaatttaaaatatatggttagttatttacaaaatgaagaaaagTTAGGTGATGAGGAGGAAAAAAgtatagaaaaaaaaaatgggaaaaaaaataaaataatagataatgaacatataaaagataCAAAGAGAACAGGTTTTATACAATATCCATATTATCtagacaaaaaaaaagaaagagCATATACATTAGGTGCTATCAATGGTATAGGAGATattgatttattaaaagCTCCTTTAATGAATCCTTTGAACCCAGAAGTTGTCCCCCCTATATTACAATTACCTGCTTCAAcgaatttaataaaaaatgttcaTTTGAAAGTCCAGcgtaatataaatttggATAAATCTTATAAGTATAGGAAACAAAACAGTAATAAGGATATCATAAATGATATTAAGCCTTTATATTCATTACCTGAAAAGGTAATGTCATATTGTATGAATGTAAATGTAAATGCTGATTATAAGGagaataatgataataataataatgataatgataatgagaataataataataataataataattatatggaTGATTGTCATAGAAGGGTGAAAGAagaattaattaaaaattacaaGGAACATGTcttaaatgaaaaaaattatataaatacaaaagGTGAATTCAATTTGGATTATATGACTACATCAGgtaatacatttatatctaaaaataatgttGAGATATTACCAAGCGAAAACCATGACGAGATATTATTAAAGAAGGATTTATCATCGAACGaagaaataattaatatttcaaatgaaaaaaaagaaaatgataaatttGATGAActaaacaatatatatattaaaaaaaatatatatacaaaggaatataataataatatgacTATCCATAAAAATGCGgagaaaataaattcaCATAATACAAAATTAATTGAACAAATAAAGGAGGAAActaatgaatataatatattttgtaaaaatcGCAATcttataagaaaaaatatttgtacagataatacaaatattttaaaaaataacaatCCACAGGAAATGAAAGACATAAACCAAATTAATGAACAACTTAAAATATTCGAGCAAAATCAAATAATGTCACCAAGTTTAAAAAATGCACTTAAAATGTTGGCGAATGATATTTATGTATAG